In Takifugu flavidus isolate HTHZ2018 chromosome 1, ASM371156v2, whole genome shotgun sequence, the DNA window CCCAGTCTCTTTCATTGTGTTCTTGTCTGTCCTGAGTACGTGGACATGTCCAGGCGGGGGGACCAGAGTGGTTAACAAACGCCTCGCCTGGCTGGGTTCATAGGTGGCGTACGCGATCGGCGTCTCCCACCCGCTGTCCATCTCCCTGTTCACCTACGGCTCCTCCCAGAAGAgccagaaggagctgctgcagatcgTCAACAGGAACTTTGACCTGCGGCCCGGCATAATCGTCAGGTTTCAAACTGCCTTCGCTCTCAGGTTCTTTGTTCTGTCGCGGTCGCATGTTTGACCGGTGTCTTCATTGCGCTGGCAGAGACCTGGACCTGAAGAGACCCATCTACCAGAGGACGGCCTGCTACGGACACttcggcaggaaggacttccccTGGGAGGTCCCGAAGAACCTCAGCCTCTAGGCGGCACTCCTGCGGACGTCTGCCCGCCAGTTTTACGTCTGTCCCGGCACAAAGACCATCTGTCTTAAACGCGCAGATAAACCAAAAATAACCCGAGTGTCTTCTGAATGACCTGatttcatgttcattttaaGCAGTTTAAACCCCTTTACATCAAAATCGCTTCTTATCGGACCCTCAGAGGGTCTTGAATCCGTTTTGTTGAACCATAAATGCAATAAATCCtgctttgttttggggttttttctggAAGAAAAACCTGTAAATAACTGACGGACACGGAAAATAAAGCACATCCTTATTTCCTTTTATTAAAAGTCTTTGGTTCTCTGCATAACTGTAGAAGATAGTTGAGACGCGATACAACAAAAATCAGGTGCAAAGTGAGACTTGGCGTTATGAGCGGTGACACGGAACATGCAGGAAAACCACACAGGAGGACatttcaccatgacaaccactcAGGAGCGTTAACCGTCCATCTaccgtttgggggggggggggggggaccattGAGGTAAAGAGATGACGCAACAGAATTTCCTGAGAACAATGTGGAGCTCCGCGTCTCGACATCAAAATAAACCGTGGTCCGCACGGCCAGAAGCTGCTTCTGAAGCCACTTCGGCGCCTTCTTAAGCAAACAAACACCAACGATGCTACGTGACGCGCGAGGCGTTGGGAAAGACCCCTTTTTTACATGAGGTTTTTTCCCGCACATTCCCTTAAATTATTAGCCATTCCTAATCTCTTATCATCTGCAGGAAAGAGAGGCTTCTGCCAGACTTCCAGCCTCTGTTGTCGACGTCTCCGGGAGCAGTTAGCACCAAATAACAAATACCAAACGGAGACCAGTTTGGTTTTAGCACAGGATCGCCAATCAAGCTAGCAGCAGCTGCAAACGGCAATAGTGACGTTAACCCGCCTCTGTGTCGGTCACCATCATCTCCTTGTCAACCCAACCCCGCCACACTCTCCCACTTCTCCTGAAAAAGCAAATACACCGTTGACATAATCGATTTAACGATTGACATAATCGTTGATAAAAAATAGCATTTTATATCAAAAATCTTACTTGTGTTGGCCTATATTAGACAAGGCTACAGCACCACGTGAGTACGGTCCATAAGACAATTTCAGCTTCAACTTGGAAATTTGTACTTTACCTGTATGTACGCCGTGGCCCACTAGGGGGCGACATAACTTTCGGCTAGCATGTCCGTGTTTTTTATACAAATAACACCTCAAGGCCGAGACAGCAGAAAACAATGATGTTTTCGATGTAAACGTGTATACTGGATGCTTTTGGTCTGTGATGTGCTCCAGGAACCACGATTCCTCCCCTCAGTCAGCGGCAACACGTGTCGTTCTCTGGTCACTGCTGATCGGATCAGCTGTGCCGTCAGACCCGTCCACATTGGCTAATGGGTCACCCATGGCGTCCTAGCCAACTACCAGCTAGCTTCCACCATCGGAAAGCCCTCCACCTGGTGGCGGTTGGAGCCCACCTCCGCCTTGTGGTCGGAGTTGAAGCTCTGGGCTGACCCTCCTCTGGACAGGACCATCAGGGTTTCTCCAGACATGTCCCCAAACTCAAAGGCAAAAGTGCCGTAGAAAAGCATGATGAGCATGCAGTAGATCCACTCAAAGATGGCGGAGGCGTGCTGCAGGACGAAGCTCTCCTGGCAGAAGAAAACGCCACCTGAAGGTTCCAGAGTTAAGGACGCCGATggaatgtgttattttaaaaggtgCTCTTCTGTTGTAAAAGTCCtgagataaacaaacaaatgcatatttgtttatttcaaatTCATTAGGCctctatatacagtatatttctAAATTGGTATTTGAGTTGAACTTGAAGTAGAGCCAACACTATCAGGGCTTGTCAAACAGGCgtcgcccagcagggggcggtataGCGCCGTACACGCACAGGCTATTCAATCAACAACTTGGTTCAACACTTTAAATGAAGAAGTACATctataaaagcagcatttgcatCATCTTGGTAGGATACTGAGGACCAGGGAGATCAGGGCCAGCAGAGTCATCCCCATACGCAGGTGTCCTACCCAGTACTGCTCCTGGGTCTTGGCCAGTTTGTAGGTCAGAGCCGACTGGAGACACACGGACAGCATGCTGGAGGGGAATGCCACCCCGGCTCCGATATAGTGCAGAACTTTGGCAAAATccacctgaaaaagaaaagaaaaggaaaatattatgttgtcattttgacCAGAGTATCCACCTGAAAAACATTCACGTTCATTCAGGGCTGTTTAGCAATTCTAGCATGCTAAATGagctcaaacaaacaaacatcaggCGTTAAAAGTCCATATTAACCACTCAAAAGACTCAGTTTTGCCACTTTGACCTTCTTGTGCACGCTAGAATGGTTAGTGAAGCCTGTTAGCTTTAGCCTCAAAAACCTACAAAACGCATGAAAACAAGTTTTCTGGTGTGGCTGGACTTTCACCATCTCAACTGTACTGATTAGTGAtatcacacccacacacacacacacacacgttaccgGTGTATCAGGCAACGTAGAGCCGATAGAAACATGTCTCACACACGCTGAGAGGCCTTTGCGATCTGTTATCTGAGCTCCTGGATCAGCTGCGACAGGCTGATTTgcaccaggaaaagaaaaaaaaaatgaacgagctggaagaggaagaacGGAAAAGAGGTCTGAATCATCCGAAACGGAGTCAGGAAGACGATTAGGGGCAAAAACTGTATCTGTTTGATACCTGAACAGCAGGTGATGGTCTCACCTGAGACGTATTATATGGATAAACTCACTTCCTCTCATGCTTGATGTGTTTTCCCTCGTCTCTGACAACGCTAAACTTAGCGTTAGCATTGGTAAGAGGGCGTTTCCCAGTGTTTAATAATTATCAGCACAAAACTTTACAACTAGAGGACACTAAAGGCACGAGGACAACCCCAGAGAGCACATCGACGGACCTCAGATGGAACAGacctcacgtgtgtgtgtgtgtgtgtccgtgtgtgtgtgtgaggttcgTCAGTATAGATCACGTTTTCTTGTTGAGTCACCGGGACCTCTTGTAACATTTAGAATATGGCAAACATTATGTAAGaaaggtggggagggagggagccaaTCAGGCGCCACAGAGGGGCCCAGCTGTTACTGGGGGAGCGGGGTGGTGGAACCAGTGGGTGAACTGGGCAGAGAGCCCGGCACTTTAGTCAGAGGGGAACGTGAGTCAGcttttctctgtctcacacTTCAGAAACACACCCATCAaaaactctaaccccaaccttaaaaAATTAATGTCTTAacccctcaaacagtcctttgaatttGTGAGGGCcagcagaaatgtcctcacCTCCCAAAAATACCCCCACTTTgcgcacactcacgcacacacacacacactcacacacacacacactcacacaaataaAGTAAAAGTGTCCATTCTTTTCAGTAGAATCTATTGATGAAATTTCAGAGGGTGCTAGTCGAGCACACACTCATCCCAAAAACACACTCGTTAGAGTCGAGGTCAGGTCCAacacctgtgcccccccccccccccccccccgccacgcAGGTGTGTGTCCCAACCCCGAAAAACTGATAAACCCTCTGGACACCGAgagctgacagacaggaagaacaAACACGTCTTCAAAGGAGATTAatggaaactgtgtgtgtgtgtgtgggggggggggggggacttggcATTATTCAGCCAGCAGACGCACCGATCAGAGTCTAGAACCTTCACCCCTGATTACCAGCAACAGAGTCTGACCATGGAGGCTTCAACACCGTCTCTTCACTTCTTCTTTTCTAAATTCACCTCCAAGCCTGAATTTGGAGGCCAGTGAGACCCTCTGCACCCCAGTCGCCATAGAAACAAACCATGAATCAGGTCTGAGGAAAGTTTAAGGTCTGAACAAAAGAACCGAGACTGTAACGAAAGGACAGATTAGCATTTTAGCCTCGTTCCTGCAGGAATCCAGCTCGGTGTTTTCTGAACTGTTCGGGAATGTTGGAATTCATATCTACAGATATGAGGaagtgtctgggtgtgtgtgtgtggggggggggggggggtggagcacATGTTGCAATTGTTTTTGTCCCTGTTAccgtgatgttttttttccagaaactaGAACATTATAAAAAAAACGCTGGTGTTTGGTCAAATGTTTTCGTACTGTTCTCCACAGGGACGGCGGCTGTGATTTCATCACCGCGCTAAACGTAGCAAAAACGAAATCAGGCGCCACGTCAggaaaaatacagatttaaTGCGAACGCGCCGATTTTATAGCGGTACCTGGAAGTTTCCCAGCAGGATCAGACCGGCAGCACAGATCCAGGCGGTGGAGAGGCCCGCCGTGTTCAGGATGCAGTTCTGGTGCTTCTCGATCACCTGAGCGTAGCGCAGCAGGCCGATTAGCATCACTGGAACGAGAGGAACCGAGGGTGAACACGTGCAGCCAGATATTCCCCAGCTACGGCACAGCTAGCAGGTCTTCTGCGACGTGTCAACGGGTTCCTCAGAGTTTGGCAGAAGTTCCATCCTGCAGTTTCATATATATCTTTCCCTGACTGACAGGTGGTGCAGTACCCCTTGAAAACCACAAGGGGCAGCCTTGAGAAGAACTGAATGGCTAATAGGCGCTAACAAGCAGCATTCCTTAGCTTCAAATGTGAGGCTGcagcataaaaaaaacaggtttttagcGGGGGTTCAAGCTCAGGTGatagaaagaaaataaagaattgGAATAAAAGTTTAGCAAACTAGCTTCAAGGTTCTTGGATTCTTGGATCCACGCAGTCgtacagcagcaaaaacagcctGAGCTGAGGCTCTTCCACAGGCTTAATGGCCCAATATTCCACCCTATTTCTCTTCAAACGGACCTTCAAGAGCCAGGTGTGCTGCAGCGATTAATCCCATAAATGTCAAAGAGGCTTAAACACTTATCTCAACGTAACCAGAACATTAACCCGGAAGAAACTTGAGTCCCGTCAGACCCGTCAGAGAGAGTGAAGCCCCATCAGAACCAGGACAGCGTGGGCAGATCTTTAGATCCGGCCTTCAGATTTAAAGCATAGCGAGTCAGAGGGAGAATGCTGGGGGGGAACATGCTCATTTCAGGGCATCCAGTACAGCGGGGGGGGCTAAAGCAGACCTGTCGGAGGAGCTGCTACAGCTGGAAAAACATGTCGGGAGCACAGAGAGGCGCTTTCAGCCAGAAGCTGCGTGTAAACACGCACACGTTGGACTCACCCAAGAAGGAACCAGCGCTGCATATGAGGCTGAAGAAGCAGCTTTCAGGGGGGAGAGTTCCGCATTTGCTGCGAAAAGacgagaggaggtggggggggttagtGCAGATCCACTCACTAGGACTCAAACTACACATCTGGGCTTTAACCGGCTCCGCTTACGGCCCAGATTCCTAAATATGAACCGCTTGTGTTTTCGTAGCGTTAGCGTCAGTTAGCAGTGGAGCTAATGGGCCACACTGGACTCTCTGACGTTTCAGGCATCTATCAGCAGtccgaggacacacacacacacacacacacacacacaccgttctctcacacactcgcagTGAAGGACAGGTGAAAGTCTCAACCTGAACCAATGACCTCGAAAACCCAGCCCGGACGTGCGGAACCATCAAAATCTGACCTCTAAACCCGCGGGGGGAGGGAAATAACAGTGTAATACAGGCTATGGAGCCCAGAGACGAAGAGCATCTGGAGATTGTGTTTAGTTTGAGTGATAAAATGACGATTGTGTTCTGGAAGAGGccgttctggttctggtcttcAGATGAACGCCTTGTTTATTTAAGGGAAAAGCTGGACCACATCAGAGGAGCGGCCGTTTCCACATGGTTCTGTCTGCGGCTGCATCGCACGTGTTccgtgtgtgtgctcacacatGATGGACTTGTGTTATTGTGGGGGGCAGAAATAGAATCATCATTCCTCAGTAATTTACTTCAGCGGTTTCCAGACGGCACCGATGGCGGCAGCagctgtctctccctctctctctctctcacacacacacacacacacacacacacacacacacaactctgtgACTGACCTGATGAGTGGTATGTTGTCCAGGGTGCAGCACAGAACTGGACCGTGCTGTaatggaagctgctgctcacaggAGACGTTATAAAGCCTGTAaacggacacaaacacacacacacacacacacacacacacacacacacacacacacacacgtgttgaaCACGCTAAAGGAAACGCTAAAATTCAGCAGCTACCCGCTGATGTTGTTGTCAGAGTTTCAAATTTAAAGTTCAAAGATGAAAGAGCCGCCCTTTCGTTGGCCACGTTTGTCCCCTGAACGCCACATCAGAGCTGCGCCGGGACCCTGAACGATGGCGCCAGATTTAAACTGGCGCCATCGTCACGGGTTTGACAGGGACACTCGCAACAACTGTCGAAAATTCACAGCAGATTTCATCGAAATTCCAGGGAGTGGATCCGGAGCAGTTTCCCGGTTCACTTCTCCTTCATCTTGAACGAGATCAAAACGTCCCACAGTCTTTAAATGCCTCATATTTGGTCTAAAGTCCTGAATCTCGGTCAATAACATTTGCACACTGACTGGACTAGAATTCCAGTTCTGTTTGGTTTCTGGACCAGTAACCTAAAAACCTACTTatcgtgcacgtgtgcacgggAGTCAGCTGATATATTTCTGCTGATACAGAGTTTGAAACATCctgatggatgatagatgaaGCTTTGCCGGTACCAGCTGGGGAGGTACCAGGCAGGTGTTTCTGATCCGTGTTGATCCTGATCCGTCTTCCACATACCAGAGAAGTCTTCCCCCCAAATAATATTCCTGAATTCTGTGTGTTTATTGCAGAAATCCCTGCTCAGACCCACACAGCCCTCCTCAGCTCCGACACTGGGGCTGTTTGAATGGAGACTGAGCCAGGGGAAAATATTCCATCCCAAAATAAGACCAGCGTGAATTTGCTCTTcttgaatctgtgtgtgtgctcctgtgACTTTTTGGAGGCCTGTGGCAcatttaaaggagaaaaagaaccCTCTGTTACCCCACTAAAAAAGGTTAACCCACTTTACACGACCACTATCAccagaactctgtgtgtgtgtgtgtgtgtgtgtgtgtgtgtgtttcgtaCCAGTTATCCACAGGACAGACATGCTGGTTGTACAAGGCCATCGCATATCTGAAAgttaaaagaacaaaataatCAGTTTTCTACTCTAGAACAGAGTGTAAACGTGTGTTTATCACAAGACACAAGGTTGGTTTCCACATGTAAAACGCTGAGCACTTGAACGCACCGCGCGTGTATCCACTCACCAAACAGATGCATTCGTGCGCGGTTGTTTTTTACAGTCTCACTCCGAAATTAGCGCGTTTTAAACCACAActgctctgtctctgtcatCGGAATACGACGGCTTTTCTGAAGCTACCGTTGATCAGGCGCTAACGCTGCTAATTCACCTGTAGTTTCCAGTGGTGATGGCAGCCTGCTACAACTACCTATAAAGATTCATGCTCCTAAACTGACCCGGACTGATCATTTCAACAGTTCCCGGACAAACTTTTCAGTTCCGACTGAAGGCGAGACGAAGTTCCCATAATTCAGATCACACTCGAGTCCCCTTTGAATTCCTTGGAGACGCAGGTTTAGCTGTAGCTAAagctaaatgaataaataatt includes these proteins:
- the LOC130525000 gene encoding transmembrane protein 150A-like translates to MSLWAILPLSLPIVIITGIWAVYAMALYNQHVCPVDNWLYNVSCEQQLPLQHGPVLCCTLDNIPLISKCGTLPPESCFFSLICSAGSFLVMLIGLLRYAQVIEKHQNCILNTAGLSTAWICAAGLILLGNFQVDFAKVLHYIGAGVAFPSSMLSVCLQSALTYKLAKTQEQYWVGHLRMGMTLLALISLVLSGVFFCQESFVLQHASAIFEWIYCMLIMLFYGTFAFEFGDMSGETLMVLSRGGSAQSFNSDHKAEVGSNRHQVEGFPMVEASW